The region CTGCACCCAAGGCTTTGCCACAAAGTTCCAGTACTACTAGTGCGGTGTCTTCGACTTGGGCACGTAAAGCCCGGATCATCAATTCATGATTGTGCCTAGGGGCGGCATCAATCAGTTTGGCAGTTTCATAAAATAGTGCACGAGTTGCATACAGCTTGCTACTGAGCTCACCCAGATACATTTCTCTAAATGGATTAGTTTTATGCTGCATGGCATGTTTTAAAAAACGGGCCAGCTTGAGCGTTGCACCAAACCAGCAGGCAGCGACACCAGCCGCACCATGCCAGAATCCATGACGATCCAGATAATAATTTGGCTTGCTGATGATTTTGGCTTTGACCTGATTGAAGCTAACCTCAGCCGTGCGTGTATATTGCATTCCCACGGCGTTCCAGGCACTGGTATTGATCTGAATCCCATCCTGGGTCATATCTACCAGCAACAGTTGCGAGCGTTCTTCTTCATCCCTATAGGTCAATAAAGCCTGCTGCACCTGACCGGCGGCTGAACACCATGGTTTAATTCCTGAAAGCAGACCATCTTCCAGCTGTAAAGGTTCAGGACCGCCCTCTGCTGCCCAGATCGCAGTCAATCCAACAATCTGCTCAGGATCTGCATGTAGTTCATGGAGTATTGCCAGTACATCCAGATGCGATTCATATAGCTTGGCCAGACTCAGATCTATGGCGGCAACCTGACTCAGGATTTGCCAGCGTTTTAAGGTCTGTCCTTCACCCGGGTAAGGCACCTCAAGACTGTGTTGAATCAGCTGATGCATAGCGTGATCAACCTGCTGCTCGGGATCAGTCGAAGAAGAATCAAATTCTACTTTTAATTGTTCGATCAGCTGCTTGAGGTACATTCATCTTCCTCATTCAATATCATTACGATTGTTTTATCGGGTGGTCAAATTTGAATAGCGAATTAAGTATTTGACTATTCATTATGTAAATCACTGTTTTATGAATTATTTTATGCCCAGTATTGGCATGAGATACTGTAGTTTTTTGTCAGGAATTTGTCTGCTTTGTAAATCTTAAGTATTGAAAGCGATAAAAAAAACCGCCTATCTTGAGGCGGTTTTTTTGATTCATCTATCTATGGATTACTGTTGAGCCACAAACTTGGCGCGTGCTGCATGTAGTTTCTTATAGCTGTCGATCAGGCGCAAATGACGATCCAGCCCTTCTAGCTGCATATTGGTTTCGGCCAGGCCATGGAAACGAACCGTTCCTTCGATTGAACCTAAAACGGCGTCCATACGATCATCACCAAACATACGGCGGAAGTTGTGTTCATAATCTTCCAGTTCCATGTCATCATCCAGAATAACTTCCAGAACGACATTCATGCACTGGTAGAACAGACCACGTTCAACGGTATTGGTATTGAACTGCAGGAACTGCTCAACCAGATCTTTGGCTTCTTCAAATTGCTGCAAAGCCACATAAATCAGCAGTTTTAGCTCCAGAATAGTGAGTTGGCCCCATTCAGTATTTTCATCGAACTCAATACCGATTAAGGTTTTGATCTCGGTATAGTCATCCTCATCTGCTTCTTCCAGACGCTCAACCAGTGCTTCCAGTTGTTCATCATCCAGACGGTGCAGATTCAGGATATCTTCACGGTATAAAAGTGCCTTGTTGGTATTGTCCCAAACCAGATCTTCTACCAGATAAATTTCTGAATAGCCCGGTACCAGAATACGGCAAGCTGTGGCGCCTAGGTGCTGGTAGACTGCCATATAAACTTCATGGCCCATGTCTTCCAGAATTGTGAATAATTCCTGAGCTTCATCCGCATTCGAGTTTTGACCGTTATTAGTGAAATCCCACTCGACAAAATCATAATCTGATTTCGCGCTGAAGAAACGCCAAGACACCACACCACTAGAGTCAATAAAGTGCTCAACAAAGTTATTCGGTTCAGTTACTGCATTGCTGCTAAAGGTTGGTTTTGGCAGATCATTCAGACCTTCAAAACTACGGCCTTGTAACAACTCAGTCAAACTACGCTCTAATGCCACTTCAAAGTTTGGATGGGCACCAAATGAGGCAAATACACCGCCGGTACGTGGGTTCATCAGAGTGACACACATGACCGGGAACTGACCGCCTAAAGAAGCATCTTTGACCAGAACCGGGAAGCCCTGTTCTTCCAGACCTTTAATGCCTTCAACAATTTTTGGATATTTTGCCAGAACATGCTCAGGCACATCCGGAAGTGTGAGTTCACCTTCCAGAATTTCACGTTTTACCGCACGTTCGAAAATTTCAGACAGACATTGTACTTGAGCTTCAGCCAGCGTATTCCCGGCGCTCATCCCGTTACTTAAGTAAAGGTTCTCAATCAGATTCGACGGGAAATAAACGGTTTCACCATCAGACTGACGTACAAATGGCAATGAGCAGATGCCACGAGCCTTGTTCCCCGAGTTAGTATCATAAAGATGGGTACCCAATAACTCATCTTCAGGATCATAAATTTCACGGGTATGTTCATCTAAAACTTCTGCGGGTAATTCGCCATTCGAACCTGGCTGGAACCATTTCTCATCTGGATAATGCACAAATTCGGCATTGGCAATGTCTTCACCCCAGAACTGATCATTATAGAAGAAGTTGCAGTTCAGACGTTCAATAAATTCACCCAAGGCAGATGCCAGCGCACTTTCCTTGGTGGAACCTTTACCATTGGTAAAACACATTGGCGACTGCGCATCACGGATATGTAGTGACCACACATTCGGCACTATATTACGCCAAGACGCGATTTCAATCTTCATGCCAAGGCCTGCCAAAATTGCAGACATATTGGCAATGGTTTCTTCTAGTGGAAGGTCTTTACCTGGAATAAAGGTACTGTTTTCAGAAGCCAGACTCGGCATTAATAAGGCTTGAGCATCTGCATCAATGCTTTCCACTTCTTCAATGACAAATTCAGGACCGGTTTGAATGACTTTCTTGACGGTACAACGGTCAATCGAACGTAAAATCCCTTGGCGATCTTTTTCAGAAATATCAGCCGGCAGTTCCACCTGAATTTTAAAAATCTGTTTATAGCGGTTTTCAGGATCAACAATATTATTTTGCGAAAGGCGGATATTATCAGTCGGAATATCACGTGCTGCACAATATACTTTGACAAAGTAAGCTGCACAAAGCGCCGATGAGGCCAGAAAATAATCGAATGGGCCGGGAGCGGAACCATCGCCTTTATAGCGAATCGGTTGATCGGCAATTACCGTGAAGTCATCAAATTTGGCTTCTTGGCGGAGATTGTCGAGATAATTGACCTTAATTTCCATGTGGATACCTAAATGTTCTTATGTGCCACATGGACAGATAAGATGCTGAATCTGAATGTACAAGCCGAATCACGCAGGAGAACTTGACTTAAAAATGAATCAGGGTAATGACGTAGCCATGCTGCTACGGCGAACCCTTTAAGGATGGGCGCTATTATAGAGTCATTTGATGAAATTGATAACGTTTGTGAGTTTTTCCGGCATATTTCTCGTAAATGACGCAAACAAAAACAGGATATATTCAGTTTTTATAACCTGTTTTGCTGCATTGTTTCTTCTATTGCTTTGGTGAGTTTTAGCTGAGATTTTTGATCCGGTCAAATTTCGGATAAAACACCTCAGTCAAGACCATACAACTGAACTAATTAAAAATCATAACTTAAACCAAATAAAGCCAGATTGCGCTGCTTTTCACCATAGCGATCATAACCTCCCAGCAGATATTCGCCTGACACACTTAATTGAGGCAAGATGGCATAACTGAGGCCGGCAGATGCATAACGGAAAGCATGCTGTTTTTGGGTATCGCCTAGTTCACCACCTTCATATTTACCGTCGTCATTAAAATAGCTGCCTGCAGCAGTCAGACTGGCATTTACACGATCATTCAATTGATGGTTCAGATTCAGCGTATAAAAGGTATCGCCCTGATTGGCATAGACCACATCATAAAGATAAGTCGATACACTCGCTGCAATACTGGTTTTTTCATCCAGCGTGCGGCTGACATTTAAACCCAGTTCATTACTGGTGGTGTTTTCGCCCCCCGGATAATAGTAGGTGGCATTCCAGAAATTCCAGTCATAATGCTCCGAGCTGTGCGTATAGCCGACCAGAAAATCATGCTCGAATTTGTCTGAACGATGTCCCGAACGCCCTTGCACTTCTGCATAAGAGTATCCCAGCGTAGAACCCCAATATCCGATATAAAAATTGCCATAAGCCAAATTCAATGCAGCCTGTACAGCAAGGTCGTCATTTTCAGGTGCATTGGTTAAACCACGGGAGACATATTTCGAAACTACGCTAATATTTCCACTCGTTTCGATTTTTTTTGTTTCTATATCATCAGCAGAACAGTAAAGACTTGAAACAGCAGTACAGCCGAAGAGCACTGTTTGATTGAATATTTTCATAAAATATAAATTGTATTAAGCACAAGCTAAATAAGACCTAAACCGGTGACGGCCTTATAAAGCTTGAGGTAAAGTAAATTTTGCTGTATTCCTGTTTGCATTCGGCAACAGAAAATTAAGCTATGAGTTAAGCGTGAGATGCCTTGTAGAAAGGTGCAGATGAAGGCGTAAGAGCAGGCTTGCCACGAATATGATCTGCCAGTTTTTCAGCGATCATAATTGTAGTTGCATTGAGGTTACCGGTAATGATCAAAGGCATAATCGAGGCATCAATCACACGCAGACCTTGCATTTCATGTACGCGTCCATAACCATCGACAACCGCCATGTCATCCTCACCCATTTTACAGCTACACGATGGATGATACGCGGTTTCTGCATGATTACGAACAAATTCATCAATTTCAGCATCTGTTTGTAGATGTTTTCCCGGACTGATTTCTTCACCACGATAGGGATCCAATGCTGGCTGATGCATGATTTCCCGGGTAATGCGGATGGCATCGCGGAATTCACGCCAGTCCTGCTCGGTACTCATATAGTTGAACAGAATACTTGGATGCTCAAACGGGTCTTTGGATTTCAGACGAACACGGCCACGCGACGGTGAGCGCATTGAGCCAACATGAGCTTGAAAACCATGCTCGTGAATGGCGTTGGTGCCATTGTAGTTAATCGCAATCGGTAAAAAATGATACTGGATATTCGGCCATTCAAATTCATCTGAAGAGCGAATAAAACCACCTGCTTCAAACTGATTGCTCGCGCCAATGCCCTTACCCAAAAATAACCATTCTGCCCCAATCATCGGCTGGTTATACCACTTGAGTGCCGGATATAAGCTAACCGGTTTTTTGCATTTATATTGCAGGTACATTTCCAGATGGTCTTGCAGGTTTTCACCCACACCCGGTAAATCCTGAACCACAGGAATATCCAGACTTTTTAACAGTTCAGCCGGGCCAACGCCTGAGCGTTGCAGGATTTGCGGTGATGCAATTGCACCAGCACATAACAATACTTCACGATCGGCAAACACCTGAATCGGCTGCAAGGTATTTTGCCCCTCGAAATACTCTACACCTATCGCCTGTTTCTGGTTAAACAAAATTCTATTGGTCATGGCATGGGTAATAATCGTCAGGTTGTCGCGACCTTTGGCCATATCGAGATAACCACGTGCTGTACTGGAACGACGGCCTTGCGGCGTCACAGTTCGATCCATAGGACCGAAGCCTTCCTGTTGGTAACCGTTCAGATCACCGGTACGTGGATAACCGGCCTGTACACCCGCTTCGATCATGGCATGAAACAGTTCATTATTGCCCTGTTTAGGCGTTGCCACCGAAACCGGTCCAGAATCGCCATGATAATCATTGCCACCAATATCACGGCTTTCCGCTTTTTTATAATATGGCAGACAGTCGGCATAGCTCCAGTGTTCAAGCCCCTTCAGGCTGGCCCACTGTTCCAGATCCATAGCATTACCACGGATATAGCACATGCCGTTAATTAACGAAGAACCACCCAAGCCTTTACCACGACCGCATTCCATCCGACGGTTATTCATATGTGGTTCGGGGTCGGTCAGGTAGGCCCAGTTATAACGGCGTCCCTGCAAGGGATAAGCTAAAGCGGCTGGCATCTGGGTTCTAAAATCCAGCCGATGATCCGGACCACCCGCTTCCAGCAACAAGACTTTGATCTCTGGATCTTCCGTTAAACGCGCAGCCAGTACATTACCCGCAGAACCTGCACCAATAATAATATAGTCGTAATTCATTCATCCTCCCCTTATGCGTTAAATACAGATTGGAAAGGACTCAATTCCACCTGAACTGATTTGGTCTGGGTATATTGCTGTAGTGTGACAATACCGTTTTCGCGACCTACACCCGAATGTTTATAGCCACCCACTGGCATTTCTGCCGGTGATTCACCCCAGGTATTGATCCAGCAAATACCGGCTTCGATCTGATGAATGATCCGATGGGCACGAGACAAATTAGGCGTGACTACACCAGCAGCCAGACCATATTCTGTGGCATTGGCACGTTGAATCACTTCTTCTTCCGAGTCATAACTGAGAATGCTCATGACCGGTCCAAAAATTTCATCACGGACAATCGTCATGTCGTCACGGCAATCAGTAAATACCGTGGGTAGCACATAAGCGCCTTGGGCAAATTGCTCATCTTCGGCACGGCCACCACCGCAAAGTAAACGAGCACCCTCTTTTTTGCCCTGTTCGATATAATCCAGCACTTTTTCCATATGAGAGAAGCTGGACACTGGACCAAAATTGGTCTCAAGATCGAGTGGATCTCCCATACGAATATAAGGAATACGCTGCAGAATCTTTTCTTCAAATTCTGCTTTTAAGGCTAAAGGTACAAATACGCGGGTACCATTGGTGCAAACCTGACCGGAACTATAGTAGTTAGCCATCATGGCAATATCTGCTGCCAGATCCAGATCGGCATCTTCGCAGATAATCAGAGGCGATTTTCCACCGAGTTCCATGGTGACTTCTTTCAGACTGGAATTCGCAGCTTGGGCCATGACTTTTTTGCCGGTGGCAACACCACCAGTAAATGAAACTTTGGCTATATCGGGATGCGAGGTCAGATAAGCACCAATTTCACTGCCACCTGTTACCACATTAAATACACCATGCGGAACACCGGCTTCGGTATAAATTTCTGCCAGTTTTAACGCAGTTAAAGGTGTTACTTCACTGGCTTTAAAGATCATGGCATTGCCTGCTGCCAGTGCAGGAGCCGATTTCCATAAGGCAATTTGAATCGGGTAATTCCATGCACCAATTCCGGCCACCACACCCAGAGGTTCACGACGGGTATAAATAAATGATGTTTCTCGTAGTGGAATTTGCTGGCCTTCAAGAACCGGTAGAATTCCCGCATAATATTCGAGTACATCTGCACCTGTCGTAATATCAACAGTCGATGTTTCACTAAAGGCTTTACCGCTGTCCAAGCTTTCTAATTTTGCCAGCTCATCGTTACGCTCGCGTAAAATGGCGACTGCCTTGTTCAAGATGCGCGAGCGTTGAATCGCGGTCATTTCTGCCCAGACTTTTTGTCCTTGCTGTGCCGATTCAACAGCGCGATCGATATCATCTTGTGTACATACCTGCACGTCTGCCAGAACTTCGCCGGTCGCCGGATTAATTGTTTCAAATGTGCTGTTGGATGTAGCATCGACAAATTGTCCGTGGATATAAGGACGTTGCAGATTAAAGTGTGTCAATGGGATTCCCTCGCAGTTGAGTCATTCTTGAGTTGCTGTCGGATATAGTCACTACAAAGTTCTATCGGCATTTCAGGGTCAAGTTCTTCATTGATCAGTGCACCCCTTAACCAGAAGCCATCAATCAGCGCAGCCAGTCCTTGAGCGGCTTTTTCAGCTTGTGCCTTAGGCAGCACTTTCATGAATTCATGCTTGATATTGGAATGCAGCCGGTAATGGTTGACTTGCTGTAAACGGTGTAAATCAGGTTGATGCAGACTGCTGGCCCAAAATGCCAGCCAGACTTTCATGGCCGCTTTATCTGTTTGTGGGGCAGCAAAGTTGCCTCGCACAATGGCCAGTAAACGTTGTTCAGGTGTGCTATCCACTTGGGACTGCATTTCTGCAACAGACTTACCTAATTGCTGCAATAAATAACGCATCGTTGCTTCAATGAGCCCATTTTTACCGCCAAAATAATGACTTATGATGCCGGTTGATACTCCGGCGCGCTGGGCAATCTGACTGATTGAGCTTTCGGCAAAACCCAATTCATTCACGGCAGCTAAGGTGGCATCGATTAATTGCTGGCGACGGATCGGCTGCATACCAACTTTTGGCATAGGACTAACCTGAATAACGAATATAACAGTAGAAAACCATTCTGCTAGATCAATAGCGGAACGATGTAACAATTCATAAACGCTTTTTTAATTGAACGTTCAATTAATAAAAATTATAGTGCTAGCTCACCCTTGATGTACAGCGCAGTTTGTTTTGGATTTGCAAAAGTTTGTAATTCACAAAAACAAGGCAGCTTTACCGCAGGCTCTTGCTTTCAAATCACACTGCACTGTAGATCATCCGGCAACAAAACGATGGTCATGGATTTATGCAAAAGAAAAACGAAGAGGTGCAAGATAGTCTGAATAAAGTGGTCTTTTATTTTTCGGCAACGCTTATTCTGCTGTTTTCTATCATCACCATTTTATTTAATGAACAAGCCAATCAAGTCATTATCAATATCTTAAACTGGGTCAGTCGTACCTTTAGCTGGTATTATCTGCTGGCGGCAACGCTGTATCTGGTTTTTATCGTCTTTATCGCCTGTTCCCGTTATGGCGAGATTAAACTCGGCCCTAAACATTCCAAACCAGAATTTAGCCTGCTGAGTTGGTCGGCGATGCTATTTTCTGCCGGGATCGGGATTGACCTGATGTTTTTCTCGGTGGCGGAACCGCTTTCGCACTATATGAATCCACCCGTAGGCGAAGGCGAAACTTTTGAAGCTGCGCGCCAGTCCATGGTGTGGACCCTGTTTCACTATGGTTTAACCGGCTGGAGTATGTATGCACTGATTGGGGTCGCGCTAGGTTATTTCAGCTATCGCTACAATTTACCGCTCACCATTCGGTCAGCACTCTATCCGATCTTTGGAAAAAGAATTAATGGTCCGATCGGCCATACGGTTGATACAGCTGCGGTACTCGGCACGATTTTCGGGATTGCCACCACCTGCGGGATTGGCGTTGTGCAATTAAATTATGGCCTACATGTGTTGTTTGATTTACCGGAAAATATCTGGATTCAAACTGCACTCATCGCTGTTGCTGTGATTATTACTATTATTTCAGTCACTGCCGGTGTCAATAAAGGCATCCGGTTCCTGTCTGAAATTAATATCTATGTATCAATTGGGCTGCTGCTATTCATTCTGTTTGTAGGCAATACCGAGTTTTTATTAGCCGCCTTGATTCAGAATTTTGGTGACTATATCAGCCAGTTCCCGAAGCTTTCTTTAACCAGTTTTCCTTTTGAACAACCCAAAGAATGGATGAATAGCTGGACCCTGTTCTTCTGGGCATGGTGGATCGCCTGGTCGCCTTTTGTTGGTCTGTTCTTGGCCCGTATTTCCCGTGGTCGTACCATTCGCGAATTTGTCACCGGGACTTTGGTTATTCCTCTGTTATTTACCCTGACCTGGTTGTCTATTTTCGGTAACAGTGCTTTATACAGCGTGATTTTTGATGGTAATACTCAACTTGCTACGACAGTTTTAGAAAATCCGGCACATGGTTTTTATGATTTGCTGGCGCAGTATCCAGGCTTTACCTTTACTGCAGGTGTCGCCACTATTACCGGCTTGCTGTTCTATGTGACCTCAGCGGATTCAGGGGCATTGGTATTGGGAAATTTCACGACTAAATTCACTGATATTGAGCATGATTCACCGCGCTGGCTCAGTGTGTTCTGGGCCATTTCCATCGGTTTACTTACTTTGGCAATGCTCATGGCGAATGGCGTAACAGCCTTACAGAACACCACGATTATTATGGGTCTGCCCTTTAGTTTCGTCATTTTCTTTGTGATGGCGGGACTCTATAAGTCCTTGCGTCTGGAAGATTTTCGTCAGGCCAGTACCAGCCTGAATGCGGCACCTGTGGTCGGTAATGTGGATATCTTGAACTGGAAGAAGCGTCTGAGCCGGGTCATGCTGCATCCAAGCCTGTCCCAGACGCGGACCATGCTGGATAATGTTTGCAAACCAGCCATTGAGGCCGTTGCAACCGAGTTAATTGACAAAGGTATTCAAGTCAATATTCAGGAAAAATCGCTTGAGGAAGAACCTGAACTGTATCACCTGGATCTGACCATTCAGCTCGATGAAGAAGAAAACTTTGTTTATGAAATATGGCCGGTACGCTATGACACGCCAAATTTCAGTTCACGTGGTAAACGAACCAAACGTTATTACTATCGTCTGGAAAGTTATCTGTTTGAAGGCTCTCAGGGCAATGATCTGGTCGGTTATAGCAAGGAACAGGTGATCAATGACATTCTGGATAAATATGAACGCCATATGATGTATCTGCACATTAACCGGATCAGCCCAGGTAAACGTCCGCTGTTTCCGGATCGTAAAATCTAGGATCTCTCAACTACGGAAGGACTGAATGATGTCAGAAAGTTTGAATGCCTTTGCCCTGTTTTTCTCCCTGCTCAATCCCTTTCTGATGAGTATTTACATGCTCGGAATTATCCGTAATTCCGATGCAAAAGTCTTCAATATGGCATTGATTCAGGGCAGTCTGATCAGCTTTATTGTGTTCATCATTTTTGCAAAAACCGGTGAAGCCTTCTTTAATGAAGTCTTGCATGTACGGTTTGAGTCCTTCCAGATTTTTGGCGGTATTATCTTTCTGGTGATTGGCTATCGTTATGTCTTTGAAGGTGCAGATACCATTGGTGTGATGCGTGGAGCACCCAGTCATCTGGCAGGCACGATTGCCATGCCGTTTATGATCGGTCCGGGCACCATTTCGGCATCTGTAATCACCGGTATACAGCTCAGTTTAATGCAAACCATTCTGGTGATTTTCTCGACCCTGTTTCTGACCTGTAGCCTGTTAATTCTAATGAAATATTTACATGATCATTTACAGCATAAATACTCCAACTACATCGATTTATATGTCGATATTGTCGGTCGTGTTGCTGCACTGCTGATTGGGACGATTGCGATTGATATGATTGTCACGGGCGTCAGTGGCATCATGCAGGGTTAATTCAATTATTATAAAAGCCGTCTTAACTGCTTGTTGCGCGTCACCAGCCCTAAGACTTTTCGGCGGGCCATAATATCTTCTTGACTGCATTTCAGCATTTCACTGAGTTGTTCAATAGGTAAATTATTATTTTCAATCAGTATAATGTCCTGCTCACGTGTCCAGTGAGCCGTGAGCAATTTAGCGGTTAATTTCTTGGTATTTACTCTCATTCATTTCAACGCATCATCAAACAATTGATTTCAGTTTAAAACACTATAAATCATATGCTGTTGAAGTCTGGTAAATCCATGTTTATCAAGTTATAGCACCCTTTTCACTGTGCTCAAGGCGTCTTTGGGTTGACTCACTGGACTTTGACTGGTGACGCTGGTTTGCACATTCGATTTGAGTACATAATGGAGCTTACCTTCTGCATCCTTGGTGATCGACTCAATATCAATATTACGTACCAGTTGACCATTAATCAGTAACCTCGTATTCGGATCTTGTTTGATTTCAATCAGATTTTTAGAGCTCAACTGTTCCGTAGTGCTTTTATCATAAAGCGCCATCGGGCTATCCAGATTTTCTTCGGCATATTTTAAACGCTGCTTTAAAGATGGATGCCGTTGCATAAATGCAGGTAATTTGCTTTGTATCGGGTATTCTTTCAGAAAAGTCGGATAGAACTGAGCGAATACTGCAATTCCCTGTTTAGGGTTATATCCTGCTCTTGCCATAAGTTCGAGTCCCAACAAATCTGCTTCTTTCTCCATGCGGCGCTGATAGGTACTACCATACCCATCATGTAATATGCCCGTAATCAGTGCTGAAGTTCCTGCTGTTGCCCAGGCAGTTCCAACTAAAAGTGGACTTACAATATATTTCCAGCTCTGTGTTTCACGCTGGTGCTCACGAATAACATGTGCCATTTCATGCGCCAGAATGTAAGCCAGCGCTTCATCATCCAGCATCGCACGATTTACCATCTTGTAGCTCATAAAAATCATGCCATTAGCCAAGGCACCTGCATTGGATTTGTCTGAATGATAAAGATGAACGCCCCATTTAATTGTCCGATCTGCTGAAATGTAATGATCCGTATAAGGAATCATCCTATTCATAATTTTCGCACAACGTATTTCAGCTTCACTTAAATATTGTTTTTCGCTAAGTCCTGTTTTTTGGGTAAATTTACGTTTTGCCTGCTCAACGACCTGATCTTGAGATAACAACATGAGTTGTTTACGGTCAGCTCCGTGTCCCATATGAGTGGTATTGATACAACCCGTTAGAACCCCAACAGCAATGAGTGCTGAAAATAAATTTTTCATACAAAAAATTACATTTTATTAACATTTGATTGTAGTTTTAGCGGAATTATTTTGAATTGTGAAGCTGTATTTAATAAATGTTTGGTCACTATTCCATTGCTAATCACTTAGAAAATAATTTTTTCAACTAAGCTTCTGAATTAATTATTTTTATATTAAAAATGAGGATTGGTTAAGGTTAAATCAGGATAAGCAGAATTAAAGCAAAGAAATAAGATTAAAAAAAAGTAACAGTACTCATTTCTAACTTAATCCTCCCTTTTATTCATACAAAAGCAATCTGAAAAATCATTCATGCGGATTTCGTGTCTATGAAGTGAATTTGAAACAGTAAATACATATTTAAATTGTATCTCTCTTCAATGGCTTCTATTTTTAAAGAATTAAGATAAACCAAGGAGATCGAGATGAAATTAATAACAGCAATTATTAAACCCTTCAGACTCGATGATGTGCGTGCTGAACTTTCTCATCTGGGTGTTCATGGTTTGACAGTCACTG is a window of Acinetobacter sp. ASP199 DNA encoding:
- a CDS encoding M48 family metallopeptidase, whose translation is MKNLFSALIAVGVLTGCINTTHMGHGADRKQLMLLSQDQVVEQAKRKFTQKTGLSEKQYLSEAEIRCAKIMNRMIPYTDHYISADRTIKWGVHLYHSDKSNAGALANGMIFMSYKMVNRAMLDDEALAYILAHEMAHVIREHQRETQSWKYIVSPLLVGTAWATAGTSALITGILHDGYGSTYQRRMEKEADLLGLELMARAGYNPKQGIAVFAQFYPTFLKEYPIQSKLPAFMQRHPSLKQRLKYAEENLDSPMALYDKSTTEQLSSKNLIEIKQDPNTRLLINGQLVRNIDIESITKDAEGKLHYVLKSNVQTSVTSQSPVSQPKDALSTVKRVL